The nucleotide sequence GAGTAGAACGAGTTGGCGTAGCCCGAGATCGCGAGGTCCCAGAGGTAGAGGAACCCCGAGACGACGATCAGGCCCCAGAGTGCGGGTCGTTCCCAGCGCGGAGCGTCGGCGGGCCCGAGCACGAGCCACCGAGCGAACCGGGAGAGGCGTGATCCGCCGGCCTCGGCGGCGGCGTCGGCCGGTGAGGGGCGGCGCGGGAGCGTGGCGGTCGTCATCGCTGACTCGCTTTCGTCGGTTCGTGGTCGTGGTCGGGCGCGGAAGGCACAGAGGCCAGAGGTGGCAGAGGGGGCGCAGGAGCAGCGGCAGACCCGCCCGCCCGGGGCGCCGACCGCGCCTGACGCCGGAACACCCACAGCCGCAGCAGCACGAATCGCACCACGGTCGCCACGAGGTTCGCGATCGTCAGCACGACGAGATGCACGTGCGGGCTCGCACCAGGAGACACCGCGTGCAGCCCGACCAGCGAGCCGGCGGTGATCACCCAGGCGATGCCGAAGACGATGAGTCCCTGCGCCTGGTGCTTGACGGCTCCTGCTCCCCCGCGCACGCCGAAGGTGAAGCGCCGGTTCGCCGCGGTGTTCGCGATCGTGGTCACGAGCAGCGCGAGGAAGTTCGCTACCTGAGCCGGCATGGCCTGCTGCAGCAGAAGGTAGACGAGCGCGTAGGCCGCGGTCGACAGGATGCCGACGGCGCCGAAGCGGACGACCTGACCGAAGAACGTGGGCGGTCGGGGCGGGTCGTAGGGGCGTCGGCCGATCTCGTCGTAGACGGCGCCGACGGGGATCCTGCCGCTCGCGATGCCCGTGGCCACCCGGTAGAGGCCCTGCAGGTCGGCCTTCGCCGTCGCGACGATGTCGACGGACGACTGCGGGTCGTCGATCCAGTCGACCGGCACCTCATGGATGCGCAGGCCCGACCGCTCGGCGAGAATGAGCAGCTCGGTGTCGAAGAACCAGCCGGTGTCTTCGACGAGCGGCAGGATCCGGGCGGCGACGTCCGCTCGGATCGCCTTGAACCCGCACTGCGCGTCGCTGAACGAGACCCCCATCGTCTGCCGCAGGATCACGTTGTAGCTGCGGGAGATGAACTCGCGCTTGCCGCCCCGGGTGACACGGGAGGAAGCGCTGAGGCGCGTGCCGATCGCGAGGTCGGAGTGCCCGGTGAGAAGGGGCGCCACGAGGGGCCCGAGGGCCGAGAGATCGGTCGAGAGGTCTTCGTCGACGTACACGAGGACTCGCGCGGGAGACGCCGACCACACCGCCTTGAGAGCGCGTCCTCGGCCCTTCTCGGCGAGGTGGACGGCGGTGACGCCGTCGAGGTGA is from Frondihabitans australicus and encodes:
- a CDS encoding bifunctional glycosyltransferase family 2/GtrA family protein, giving the protein MSDPTAPLDLDIVVPVYNEQATLERSILALHDFLRRSFRETWRITIADNASTDETPYIADHLARHLDGVTAVHLAEKGRGRALKAVWSASPARVLVYVDEDLSTDLSALGPLVAPLLTGHSDLAIGTRLSASSRVTRGGKREFISRSYNVILRQTMGVSFSDAQCGFKAIRADVAARILPLVEDTGWFFDTELLILAERSGLRIHEVPVDWIDDPQSSVDIVATAKADLQGLYRVATGIASGRIPVGAVYDEIGRRPYDPPRPPTFFGQVVRFGAVGILSTAAYALVYLLLQQAMPAQVANFLALLVTTIANTAANRRFTFGVRGGAGAVKHQAQGLIVFGIAWVITAGSLVGLHAVSPGASPHVHLVVLTIANLVATVVRFVLLRLWVFRRQARSAPRAGGSAAAPAPPLPPLASVPSAPDHDHEPTKASQR